The genomic segment CGTCGGGGAGGGCGAGGGCGGCCGCGCACGCGAAGTGCGCGGCGCGGTGGGTGTCGTCGATGTCGGAGAGCTGGGCGAGCAGGAGGGCGAGGTTGGCGGCGTCGTCGCCGTGGGTGCCGGCCCAGCGGGCGGAGAAGATGCCGGGGGCGCCGCCGAGGACGTCGACGCAGAGGCCGGAGTCGTCGGCGACGGCGGGCAGGCCGGTGGCCTGGGCCAGGGCGTGGGCCTTGAGGAGGGCGTTCTCGGCGAAGGTGACGCCGGTTTCCTTGACGTCGGGGATCTCGGGGTAGGCGTCCGCACCGACGAGGTCCACGGCGAGACCTGTGTCGGCGAGGATGGCGCGGAGTTCGGTGACTTTGTGGGCGTTTCGGGTCGCGAGGACAAGGCGCTGCATGGCGTCGATTATCTCCTGGCGGGAAGCGCGGCCCGGCCGTCAGCCCGGGGTGCAGACCTTGGTGAGTTCGCCGGCCGCGTCCGCGACCGGCGTCACGTCCGGGGTGGTGCCGTTGTTGGCGGCGGTGCGGGCGTTCTTGACCGCGGTGTTGAGGTCGTTGACGGCCTTGCTGACGTCGGCGTTGCCGGTCTTGTTGCCGACGTCCTTGAGGTCGCGGGAGATCTGGTCGAGGGCGTTGACGGCGTCCTGGGGGCTG from the Streptomyces sp. RKAG293 genome contains:
- the rdgB gene encoding RdgB/HAM1 family non-canonical purine NTP pyrophosphatase → MQRLVLATRNAHKVTELRAILADTGLAVDLVGADAYPEIPDVKETGVTFAENALLKAHALAQATGLPAVADDSGLCVDVLGGAPGIFSARWAGTHGDDAANLALLLAQLSDIDDTHRAAHFACAAALALPDGTERVVEGRLPGTLRHTPAGSGGFGYDPILQPLGDTRTCAELTPSEKNAISHRGEAFRGLAPIVAELLG